In Drosophila pseudoobscura strain MV-25-SWS-2005 chromosome 4, UCI_Dpse_MV25, whole genome shotgun sequence, the following proteins share a genomic window:
- the LOC4816172 gene encoding interaptin isoform X2 yields the protein MHHLYPSLKGDQLCPLGFHPQTRYPTRCKRCFRDYKEHGARRPGEEVAASSPNLSDGQSSRPTSRTWTSTQNLSVNSNNSNDIVVHFNVELKKRPQSWASTPDIDDPAQESARRPSTTVSSLRATDDHNVAVTVKLPVAPRRHTTALDIKEMEQALTPSSTRVTSSPSKTSSIPDELVILSTDSLAERVRKMNLLKKQRSLNSRENSRERSVPRREEDSDSAAAAAPTVPDRPERSKSGNSLNQNPPQAELKRASLPPKKVAATPTITATNSSSGGVTSTTKATSAVSSEIKASSSSSSTSSSSTRRKEADAVQSSKEIKRQTVPSASTSHSTSSSNSTTTKDSVALQEQMKTLRTELDTMKTRAERAERDKSDILLRRLASMDTSSNRTAASEALNLQQKLNDMKEQLDRVTEDKRKLNLRMKELENRGSESELKRKLQAAEQICEELMEENQTAKKEILNLQAEMDEVQDTFRDDEVKAKTNLQKELEKATKNCRILSFKLKKSDRKIETLEQERQSSFNAELSTKVKKLEEELRFSNELTRKLQTEAEELRNPGKKKAPMLGVLGKSTSADAKITRESLTRGGSQEDPQHLQRELQDSIERETDLKDQLKFAEEELQRLRAKRVQFSCGTQTSPELPLEMIAFPRSTQTVAIEQCDAVTSMEMSGGGLGLSVEAHSQTDFESIARNASCERETTPSPFVSLFAPSTSSRVGHSRSLLFPSAISHVLLNGTARKLSPTPHPHRLAPEVHADRDEGISDEDDPAELRILLELNEQEASILRLKVEDLEKENAESKKYVRELQAKLRPEAASSNGSKSALLSFGTSSSSAAEKKLKTLNEELTQLRKSLQEKEQAVDTLKEQLSKLNNLETENEKLSKENKRLQTLRKANEKTGEADLSKIKETLTVAQRERDELTARVKRMQLEADAKLPARTAKRVNDLTPKSHLKKWVEELEDEISEMRVMLSSSGSDQVKALESVKASLEEELQKCKKKLTLAEGDVQRLKLLNGSSSKVTDLEQKLKRSDEDGKKLSTKLKELEEKLKKQDTQLKQSETNKSTLETQSKREKEKLSSLERDLEKQGKEKEKLESKILQLDTDLLTAKKAADKTKSSLEKEIKDLKTKASKSDSKQVQELKKQVEDIQTSLSAEQKRNEDLNTHWEKLSEETILMRAQLTTEKQNLQAELNASKQKMSEMDTIRIERTDMARKLNEAQKKIAELQAKTLKTGNNGDHERTMLKNKLAEKEHEYERLRRENEMNIDLVFQLRKDNEDLNGKLSDYNRIEQAQVSLNGHGARRDAEIRELKEKLQSTELQMKSEVATTRLRYEQQVKNLSGELNSMQRQCERFKKDRDAFKQMLEVAQKKIGDLKANNTGRQSRGSMHSSDDDDKSKIAYLEQQIGHLEDQLVESRLEGSKVKTELVSERSANEIKISEMQSKLNEFEEERVIGSGSTKLPGMKTKLELSWQKEREDQQRLLQETSTLARDLRQTLFEVERERDKERLESKRKLDQIKRATEEEMEEGRKKIAELQCDLLELRDVHAKLRTSNEKLRRERERYEKELIKRRMEADGGDRKVGALLQTVDELVKIAPDLKMARGSYDNTLRPEQPNVRRSRSPSPTLSSTQISTVLARLAEASEELRKFQRLNEDEQERSRIRRGNLRRAASQENDHHGSSSSVASAAGSQRGGGRLSRNSSNNGSLIRKSLSLDHSIQRDQNIWRQDDGSVSSMQSIDSELGGLVRDSSLDSRLDSRLSGGSTQSDIPRGPRKKKKGIMGKLRSLTKSSRNSESEISIQGSDSDISVASDMRSSKKDLRGRLSGMFKRSGSNSRSESMERPSTEQRPVAVTVVGHPDGPQPREPPPANSLTPRPIRSIPKPPSGTSPATPRRRVAK from the exons ATGCATCATCTGTATCCATCGCTGAAAGGCGATCAGCTATGCCCACTCGGCTTCCATCCCCAGACTCGTTATCCCACACGATGTAAGCGTTGCTTTCGGGATTACAAGGAGCATGGAGCCCGTAGACCCGGCGAAGAAGTGGCCGCTTCATCGCCAAATCTCTCCGATGGCCAGAGTTCGCG GCCTACTTCCCGAACATGGACTTCGACGCAGAATCTGAGCGTCAATTCAAACAATAGCAATGATATAG TTGTTCACTTCAATGTAGAGTTAAAGAAGCGTCCACAGTCCTGGGCTTCCACGCCGGACATTGATGATCCGGCGCAGGAGTCCGCTCGCCGACCATCGACAACGGTGAGCAGCCTTCGAGCAACCGATGATCATAATGTGGCTGTCACGGTCAAGCTGCCGGTGGCGCCGCGACGTCACACAACCGCCTTGGACATCAAGGAG ATGGAACAAGCGCTCACACCATCATCAACCCGTGTAACATCCTCACCCAGTAAAACTTCAAGTATTCCAGATGAGTTAGTCATCCTATCGACAGACAGTCTAGCCGAGCGTGTCCGCAAAATGAATCTTCTCAAGAAGCAGCGCAGCCTGAACTCGCGGGAAAACAGTCGCGAACGATCCGTACCCAGGAGAGAAGA GGACAGTGAttcagcggcggcagcagctccgACAGTTCCGGATCGACCAGAGCGTAGCAAGTCCGGAAATTCCTTGAACCAGAATCCCCCCCAGGCGGAACTGAAACGCGCCTCGCTTCCGCCCAAAAAAGTGGCGGCCACACCAACAATCACAGCCACAAATAGCAGCAGTGGTGGTGTTACAAGCACCACAAAAGCCACATCTGCAGTCTCCAGCGAGATTAAGGCCTCTTCTTCCAGCTCCTCGACGAGCTCCAGTTCTACTCGTCGCAAGGAGGCGGATGCAGTGCAGAGCAgcaaagaaatcaaaagacAAACCGTACCCAGTGCATCCACATCTCACTCCACgagcagcagtaacagcacTACCACTAAGGATTCGGTGGCACTGCAGGAGCAAATGAAAACACTCCGAACCGAGCTGGATACCATGAAGACCCGCGCCGAACGAGCAGAAAGGGATAAGAGCGACATTCTACTGAGACGTCTTGCCTCCATGGATACGTCATCGAACCGAACTGCAGCCTCGGAAGCCCTCAATCTCCAGCAGAAGTTGAATGACATGAAGGAGCAGCTGGACCGTGTCACCGAGGACAAGCGAAAGCTGAATCTTCGCATGAAGGAGCTGGAGAACCGCGGAAGCGAGTCGGAGCTGAAACGGAAGCTGCAGGCGGCCGAGCAAATCTGCGAGGAGTTGATGGAGGAAAACCAGACGGCTAAAAAAGAGATTCTCAATCTCCAGGCAGAGATGGACGAGGTGCAGGACACGTTTCGTGATGATGAGGTCAAGGCCAAGACAAACTTGCAAAAGGAGCTCGAAAAGGCCACCAAGAACTGTCGCATTCTAAGCTTCAAGTTGAAAAAGAGCGATCGAAagatcgaaaccctggaacaggAGCGTCAAAGCTCCTTCAACGCCGAGCTATCCACCAAGGTGAAGAAGCTGGAAGAGGAGCTGCGATTCTCAAACGAACTTACAAGAAAGTTGCAG ACGGAAGCCGAGGAGCTGCGCAATCCGGGCAAGAAGAAGGCGCCCATGCTAGGAGTGCTAGGCAAATCCACATCGGCGGATGCCAAGATCACTCGTGAGTCGCTTACACGCGGCGGTTCTCAAGAGGATCCGCAGCATCTGCAGCGGGAACTGCAGGACTCCATTGAGCGGGAGACCGATCTGAAGGACCAGCTAAAGTTCGCTGAAGAAGAG CTTCAGCGACTCAGGGCCAAACGGGTTCAGTTCAGCTGCGGCACACAGACCTCACCCGAGCTGCCCCTCGAGATGATTGCCTTTCCGCGTTCCACTCAGACGGTGGCCATAGAGCAGTGTGATGCCGTCACCAGTATGGAGATGTCCGGTGGCGGACTCGGACTCTCGGTTGAGGCTCACAGTCAAACCGATTTCGAATCGATAGCGAGAAATGCTTCGTGCGAACGGGAGACGACTCCGTCGCCATTTGTGTCGCTCTTTGCACCCTCAACATCCTCCAGAGTGGGGCACTCGCGTTCTCTGCTCTTCCCCAGTGCTATTTCGCATGTTCTTCTGAATGGAACAG CTCGCAAGCTGAGTCCCACACCACATCCCCATCGACTGGCGCCCGAAGTGCATGCGGATCGGGATGAAGGCATCTCAGACGAGGATGATCCAGCCGAACTGCGTATCCTGCTGGAGCTCAACGAGCAGGAGGCCTCAATACTGCGTCTCAAAGTGGAGGATCTGGAGAAGGAGAATGCGGAGTCAAAGAAGTATGTGCGCGAACTTCAGGCCAAACTGCGGCCGGAGGCTGCTTCTTCCAATGGCAGCAAATCCGCGCTTCTCAGTTTTggcacctcctcctccagtgCGGCCGAAAAGAAACTGAAAACCCTGAACGAAGAGTTGACGCAGCTGCGGAAGAGCCTCCAGGAAAAGGAACAGGCCGTGGACACTCTGAAGGAGCAGCTCAGCAAGCTGAACAATCTTGAAACGGAGAACGAGAAACTGTCAAAGGAGAACAAGCGTTTACAGACCCTACGCAAGGCCAACGAGAAGACGGGCGAGGCGGATCTGTCCAAGATCAAGGAGACTCTAACGGTGGCCCAGCGGGAGAGGGATGAGCTGACGGCCAGGGTGAAGCGGATGCAGCTTGAGGCTGATGCCAAGCTACCGGCCCGCACAGCCAAGCGGGTCAACGACCTTACCCCGAAGAGTCACCTTAAAAAGTGGGTGGAAGAGCTGGAGGATGAGATCAGCGAGATGCGGGTGATGCTCAGTTCGAGTGGATCCGATCAGGTCAAGGCCCTGGAATCAGTCAAAGCATCGCTCGAAGAGGAGCTGCAAAAGTGCAAGAAAAAGCTGACCCTGGCCGAGGGCGATGTCCAGCGTCTGAAGCTACTGAATGGCTCAAGCAGTAAGGTCACCGACCTGGAGCAGAAGCTGAAGCGCAGCGATGAGGATGGCAAGAAACTTAGCACCAAGCtcaaggagctggaggagaagcTCAAGAAGCAGGACACTCAGCTGAAGCAGAGCGAGACGAACAAATCCACCCTGGAGACCCAGAGCAAacgagagaaggagaagctgTCCAGCCTGGAGAGGGACCTCGAAAAGCAGGGCAAGGAAAAGGAGAAGCTAGAGTCCAAGATCCTCCAGCTGGATACGGATCTTCTCACAGCCAAAAAGGCCGCGGATAAGACTAAATCCAGTCTGGAGAAGGAGATCAAGGATCTGAAGACCAAGGCCAGTAAATCGGACAGCAAACAGGTGCAAGAACTCAAAAAGCAAGTGGAGGACATCCAAACTTCGCTCAGCGCCGAGCAGAAGCGCAACGAGGACCTCAACACCCATTGGGAGAAGCTCTCCGAAGAGACCATCCTGATGCGGGCACAGCTGACCACCGAGAAGCAGAATCTCCAGGCCGAGCTCAATGCCAGCAAGCAGAAAATGTCCGAAATGGATACCATACGCATCGAGCGCACCGACATGGCCCGCAAGTTGAACGAGGCCCAGAAGAAGATCGCCGAACTGCAGGCTAAGACCCTTAAGACCGGCAACAACGGCGACCACGAGCGTACCATGCTAAAGAACAAGTTGGCCGAAAAGGAGCACGAGTACGAGCGTCTGCGCAGGGAGAATGAGATGAACATCGATCTGGTATTCCAACTCCGCAAGGACAACGAGGATCTCAATGGCAAACTGAGCGACTACAATCGAATCGAGCAGGCCCAGGTCTCGCTCAATGGACACGGTGCCAGAAGAGATGCAGAGATCAGGGAGCTAAAGGAAAA ATTACAGAGCACCGAACTGCAGATGAAATCCGAGGTGGCGACCACTCGTCTTAGATACGAGCAACAAGTGAAGAACCTCAGCGGAGAACTCAATTCGATGCAG CGCCAATGTGAACGCTTCAAGAAGGATCGCGATGCCTTCAAGCAGATGCTAGAGGTTGCACAGAAGAAGATCGGTGATCTAAAGGCCAACAATACGGGTAGACAGAGCCGTGGATCCATGCACAGCAGCGACGATGATGACAAGAGCAAGATTGCTTACCTAGAGCAGCAG ATTGGCCATCTGGAGGATCAGTTGGTGGAGTCCCGCCTGGAGGGTAGCAAGGTCAAGACGGAGCTGGTGTCCGAGCGCAGCGCCAACGAGATCAAGATATCCGAGATGCAGTCGAAGCTGAACGAGTTCGAAGAGGAACGTGTCATTGGCTCTGGGAGCACAAAGCTGCCTGGCATGAAGACCAAGCTGGAGTTGTCATGGCAGAAGGAGCGGGAGGATCAGCAACGTCTGTTGCAAGAGACCTCCACCCTGGCCCGGGATCTGCGACAGACTCTGTTTGAGGTTGAACGCGAGCGGGACAAGGAGCGGCTGGAATCCAAGCGTAAGTTAGATCAGATCAAGCGAGCCACCGAAGAGGAAATGGAGGAGGGACGCAAGAAGATTGCCGAGCTACAGTGCGATCTACTCGAATTACGTGATGTCCATGCCAAGCTGCGCACCTCCAATGAAAAGCTAAGACGAGAA CGCGAACGGTACGAGAAGGAACTGATCAAGCGCCGCATGGAGGCGGATGGTGGTGATCGCAAAGTGGGTGCCCTTTTGCAGACCGTCGACGAGCTGGTGAAGATCGCTCCAGACCTGAAAATGGCACGAGGCAGCTACGACAACACTCTGCGTCCAGAGCAGCCTAATGTGcgccgcagtcgcagtccctcGCCCACACTGAGCAGTACACAGATCAGCACCGTCCTGGCCCGGTTGGCCGAGGCCTCCGAGGAGCTGCGTAAGTTCCAACGCCTGAACGAGGATGAGCAGGAGCGCAGTCGCATACGGCGCGGCAATCTGCGACGTGCTGCCTCGCAAGAAAACGATCAccatggcagcagcagttccgTGGCCAGTGCGGCGGGCTCCCAGCGGGGCGGTGGTCGCTTGTCCCGTAATTCAAGCAATAATGGCAGCCTCATACGCAAAAGCCTGTCGCTGGACCACTCCATACAAAGGGATCAG AACATTTGGCGCCAGGACGATGGCAGTGTGTCCTCGATGCAGTCCATTGACTCTGAGCTGGGCGGTCTGGTGCGTGATTCCAGCCTGGACTCACGCCTCGACTCGCGTCTGTCTGGGGGCTCAACACAAAGTGACATACCACGAGGTCCacgaaaaaagaagaagggaATCATGGGCAAGCTACGCAGCCTGACCAAAAGCAGTCGCAATTCCGAGAGTGAAATATCG ATTCAAGGATCCGACTCTGACATCAGCGTTGCCAGCGACATGAGATCCAGCAAGAAGGACCTGCGCGGCCGTCTCTCTGGAATGTTCAAGCGCTCGGGATCGAACTCCCGCAGCGAGAGCATGGAACGGCCCAGCACCGAGCAGAGGCCTGTGGCCGTCACCGTCGTGGGACATCCGGATGGGCCCCAGCCCCGGGAGCCACCCCCAGCCAATTCCCTTACACCCAGGCCCATACGTTCG ATCCCGAAACCGCCCAGTGGCACCAGTCCAGCCACACCCAGACGACGCGTAGCAAAGTAG